The Helianthus annuus cultivar XRQ/B chromosome 16, HanXRQr2.0-SUNRISE, whole genome shotgun sequence genome includes a window with the following:
- the LOC110919876 gene encoding uncharacterized protein LOC110919876 codes for MFDCKPHYINIIPHFNGRSNDEPYTHLAEFSSICNTIGGHNFALEEVKLRLFQFSLKDKAKQWFLTLPANSIRTWGEMQQAFLDEYYSMAKTDDARDEIRSFHQLSGEPLHEAFTRFRELMRKCPHHQIEKWELVKCFVQGLDDNTWNRLESTSNGTLLSNHEDDDWEFLERMSKRSKEKESADRAKKHPTSRSWPDRDASSKDRIDTLVRELARMKKKEVGAVQYSVCEECGDIGHRTENCQATVEVNQVYGDRRQYDMNSNTYHPGLRNHPNFRYGNASNQMNPNFQSGNQGGYSHQTRQRGYNQDGHGLTNNQGGGGDLNAKMDAMLSMMQESKKENEIRDKSHEALAKQVGQLAEEMAQLRGSVGKLPSDTTVNPKHQSSSTGNVRNVHISAVSLLSNDEVCSSVESIPPQCVDGVVGNTRDELEIEEWYPPKDERWENFKQAKINLPLLDDIKKVPAHVECLKELSIEKRHNKLPEPVDLISHVSAVLSSTLPQKAQDPGDPLIPIQIGTFKIERALLDLGACVSILPGSLYDQYDFGPLKNFDTPVVLADQTPTHPRGMVEDVIIKVDDCYYPVDFLVVDYVGCVEDTQPVVILGRPFLATANAIINCATGTVSMKFRDRELNLNVFPNFTNPLGEDKCPKKDMNPNKKVCAMVGRFGEPKKKPVKKKKAKKSPQEKKKEEEVRKFGPFGNKWYESPVVDFEELVDGKHAIRPP; via the exons ATGTTTGATTGTAAgccacattacatcaacataaTTCCTCATTTCAATGGGAGGTCTAACGATGAGCCCTACACACATCTTGCGGAGTTTTCTTCCATTTGCAACACTATTGGGGGGCATAACTTCGCACTAGAGGAGGTCAAACTTCGCTTGTTCCAATTTTCATTGAAAGACAAAGCGAAGCAATGGTTCCttacacttccggccaatagCATTCGCACATGGGGAGAAATGCAACAAGCTTTTCTGGATGAGTATTATTCAATGGCAAAGACCGACGATGCTCgtgatgaaattaggtcttttcACCAATTGTCGGGCGAACCGTTGCATGAAGCCTTCACAAGATTTAGGGAGTTGATGCGAAAGTGCCCACATCATCAAATAGAAAAGTGGGAATTGGTCAAATGCTTTGTACAGGGTTTGGACGACAACACATGGAACCGACTTGAATCAACGAGCAATGGGACCCTTCTAAGCAaccatgaagatgatgattgggagtttttggagcgGATGAGCAAACGAtcaaaggaaaaggaatcggCCGACCGAGCCAAAAAGCACCCTACCTCAAGGTCATGGCCCGATCGTGATGCAAGTTCTAAGGATCGGATTGATACGTTGGTGCGGGAATTGGCccgcatgaagaagaaggaagtggGTGCGGTACAATATAGCGTATGTGAAGAATGTGGTGACATCGGTCACCGGACCGAGAATTGTCAAGCCACCGTGGAGGTGAATCAAGTGTATGGGGACCGAAGGCAATATGATATGAActctaacacttaccaccccgggttgaggaaccatcCTAACTTTAGGTATGGTAATGCCTCTAACCAAATGAATCCGAATTTCCAATCTGGAAATCAAGGCGGGTATTCGCACCAAACTCGCCAAAGAGGTTACAACCAAGATGGTCACGGGTTGACGAATAATCAAGGAGGTGGTGGTGATTTGAATGCAAAGATGGATGCAATGCTTTCAATGATGCAAGAGTCCAAGAAAGAGAATGAAATTCGGGACAAATCGCATGAAGCATTAGCAAAACAAGTGGGCCAACTTGCGGAGGAAATGGCACAACTGAGGGGGAGTGTGGGAAAGCTCCCAAGTGACAccacggtgaaccctaagcatcaaagTTCAAGCACGGGCAATGTGAGGAATGTGCACATTAGCGCGGTAAGTCTTCTTTCAAATGATGAGGTTTGTAGTAGTGTTGAAAGCATTCCACCACAATGCGTTGATGGTGTAGTGGGAAATACAAGAGATGAGTTGGAAA TTGAGGAATGGTACCCACCGAAGGATGAGAGGTGGGAAAATTTTAAACAAGCAAAAATTAATTTACCGTTACTCGATGACATTAAAAAGGTTCCGGCTCATGTGGAATGCTTAAAGGAGTTAAGCATCGAAAAACGGCACAACAAATTACCCGAACCGGTTGATTTGATATCACATGTTAGTGCCGTTCTATCGAGTACCCTTCCTCAAAAAGCTCAAGATCCGGGAGATCCTCTTATTCCAATTCAAATTGGAACCTTCAAAATTGAGAGGGCGCTCCTCGATCTTGGAGCTTGTGTGAGCATTTTACCCGggagtttgtatgaccaatacgattttggtccattaAAAAATTTTGATACTCCCGTGGTATTGGCCGATCAGACTCCCACGCATCCAAGGGGGATGGTGGAGGATGTGATTATTAAGGTGGATGATTGCTACTACCCAGTTGACTTTTTGGTAGTAGACTATGTTGGTTGTGTTGAGGATACCCAACCGGTAGTTATCTTGGGTAGACCGTTCTTGGCAACTGCTAATGCCATAATAAATTGTGCAACGGGAACGGTAAGCATGAAGTTTAGGGACCGGGAattaaatttaaatgtttttCCAAATTTCACTAACCCGCTCGGTGAGGATAAGTGTCCTAAAAAGGACATGAATCCAAACAAAAAGGTGTGTGCTATGGTTGGTAGGTTTGGAGAACCAAAGAAGAAACCGGTCAAGaagaagaaggcgaagaagtCGCCtcaagaaaagaagaaggaagaggAAGTGAGGAAGTTTGGACCGTTTGGCAACAAATGGTACGAATCACCGGTGGTTGATTTTGAGGAGCTCGTGGACGGCAAGCATGCCATTCGACCACCATGA